CCCTGACGGGATCAAGATCTGCCCAGAATATATCACCTCTCAGTATTTTTCCCATGCCTTATTCACCGCGTCAAATCCTTCTTCTGAGAGCTTTCTCTCTTCCTCGGGCACAACCTGTGATAGGGCGCTCTGCAATCGGTTCTTCCGCCACCGTGCAATTCTTTCTTTCAGAACTTCCTGGATTGCTTTGCTTCTGTTGGGATATAGGCCCTCCGATACCCATAAATCTATTTCTTTAAGGCATTCATGCTCTAATGTGATAGCAATTTTAGCACTGGCCACACAAATCACCTCTGGTAATCTATTTTATCAACCCAATCTTTCTTTGTCAATCATAGAGCCACTATGCAATGTCATACGATAGTTACAATGGATGGGCAGGTCAGTGCCTATCCATTGTGTGTAAGAAAGAATATGGAGTGGAAAAATCAAGGGACTGACCCAAACTAACGTGGATTACCAGGAAGGCAGAGCCACAAACAACTTGAAATAGTTGTTGAGTAATCTAAAGGAGGTCAGTCCCATGAATAATTATAGCACACTCTATGTCGGGTTGGATGTCCATAAGGAAACGATTGTTGCGGCATGCATATCTGGAGCAACTGGTGAAATTGTTGGCGGGGAAAAGTTTTCGAATGACTTGAAAAAACTCAAGAACTATCTTAAGCAACTGGAAAGAAAATTGAATGGAAAAGTCTTGGCGTGTTATGAAGCTGGTTGCATGGGGTATGCTCTCCAGAGAGAAATTGAGCGTTGGGGTCACACCTGTAAGATTTTAGCACCTGCAATGATTCCTCAACGACCAGGAGATCGCTGTAAAACCGACAGGCGCGATGCTGAAAAGCTGGCAAATCTCTGCTTCTCTGATCAGCTTACGTTCATCGCGATTCCTGATGAAAAAGATGAGCCTGTGAGGGATCTGCTCAGATACAGAGATGTGTTGCGAAAAGAAATATTGCAATCAAAGCATTATGTATTGAAATTTCTCCTGCGAAAAGGTTTCGGTATACATCAGGTAAAGCCCATCGGACAAGATGTCACTGGGAGTGGCTCCGCTCCATTCGTTTTGATTACTCTCTCGATCGTGAGCTCTTCCAGGAATACCTCGTGCTTTTGGAGTTCAAACTCCAGCGTCAGAATGAAATTGACCGGCGGATTGAAGAAGTATCAAGAACACCCAGGTACTCAGAAAAAGTGAGGTATCTATCTGCCTATCGAGGCATTGATATCTATTCTGCCATGGTTTTGCTTCTGGAAACAGGTGACTTTAATAGATTTCCAAAAGCAATGAACTACATGAGTTTTCTTGGTCTGGTGCCTTCTGAGTATTCATCGGGTGGTATTGAAAAACGCGGTCATATTACAAAAACAGGGAATTCTCACTGTCGTCATGTATTAGTCCAGGCAGCCTGGCATTATTCGAGACCTGTTAGGATTGAGAATATTGTGAGTAAGCTCTCTGGGATGCCGCCCTGGTTAGTTCTCAAGTAATCCAGGCACAGGAAAGACTTTGCCGAAAATACTGGAAATTGGCGCGACAAAAAAGTCCTCGAATTGCTGTGATAGCAGTGGCTCGCGAACTGGCCGGTTTTATCTGGGCAATGATGAAGAAACTTCAAGAGGAAAAGGCTCACAAGTTAGCAGCATAAGTCATAATCCTAAATTATATGTTTGGGGGATGGCACGGTACGAAAGCAGGAACCTCGAGAACGTTATGTGACAGTCATTGAACTGATTCACGCGGATAGTTTCAAGGTTCCTCGACGAACGTGGTAAAATGCGGCAACATCGTTGACCCGCGCATATCAGAGTGATTCATCGTCGAAGCATCCGTGCCGTCTCCCAAATAAAAAACAAGAGGTGTTATCTATGTAGAAAAAGATTGTGGATACTGCCGTTCTGTGCATAACTTATGGACAGCAAGCTGCCCACAAGTTATACTCATCACTTGACCAAGTCTTCGACCTGCTCACAGTATCCACAACGTGAGTGCAAATATTTATAAAATGAGAGAAAAAGCGAAGAGTTCCTGGGACGCTTTTTGTGCCTCTTGACAAGGCCCATCCATATCAGCGTTCGCCTTTCACATGCAGACCCACCCCTCCTGCTCGGATTTTTCTTTATGCACCAATAATTTTGCTGCGTTCCCCTTCTCTTTTATGAATTCACAGGAAAGACAGCAGGAGGACAGGGGACATTCTCCTCTTCAGCAAACGTTTGATTCTGTCCCTATGGGTGCACAGGAACACAGACAGAATCTGTTTGCCCGGGAGAATTCCCCTGGCCTCTCTCTACAGCGCCTGCCTGGTGTGATGCAAGTGGCAACAAGATAACCAGGTAGTATCAATGAGGAAAATATTCTTCGATTGCAGCGGACTTGGTGACTGCCTGCAAATTCCGAACGCTGTCAGTGAAATATGACAAGAAAGTGTATCTCGGGATTAACGATCTATTTACCTTTTGTTCACATATCGGAAATATAATTCTGGTAAAATATGATCAGTGACTGATGATAACAATAAATAGTAGAGAAAAATCTCGAAGGAGGTAAAGGATATGATAGGCGGAGTAGGCGGCGGTGGCTCATCAAGCGTTATGACAATGGCCCAGATGCAGCAGGCTGATATGCAGCTGATGGAGCAGAGGGCACTCGAGCTGCAGGGAAAGAAGCCCAAGGAGACGGGATATCCTGATCCTTATGCTCCTCTCAAGAATGACCTTGCGGAGGGCGCCGATGAAATTGCGGGCCGGCACCGGAGCATTGAGGGGGACCGGCAGCAGTCGCGCTATGAATATGCAGTGGGCGAGCATGGGCTCGGCAGTGAAGTGGTGAACCAGAGCTGGAACAATTTCAGGGAGAATGTGGGTAATACCGCGACAGTGCTATCGACTGGCGCAAAAGCAGCTTTCGATGTAGGAGTTGCAGCCCCGGCAATAGGCCTTGTCAACGCAGGACACGCGACAGTGGACGGTGCGGCAGATACTGTCAACCATTCGGTGGGGCATGTGAAAGAAGGCGGCCAGGAAATAGCCCAGCGCCATAGAAACGCCGACATGGATCGTACTGAATCACGGCAGGAATATGCAAAGGGAGAACACGGCCTGGCATCGGAGCTTATCGGGCAGGGATGGATCAACTTCAAGGAAAATGTGGGGAACACAGGGACGGCCCTCAAGACAGGCGCCCACCTGGGGATTGATGCGGCCACGGCTCCCGCGAGATTTCTCTGGAATACGGCGACACATTTAGTCAACGGGAGATAAGAGGGGGGGCAGGAAACCGCTCGATGGCAGGAAAACGAGAGAGACTCTTAAAATAAGCATGGGAATGTGAGGGATGAGGCACAGGCTGCCTCTCACTTTTTTATGCCGACGCAGTTTAAGTGACAAGGAGTGGTGGCCATGATTTGCCTTAAGTGCGGCAGAACTTATCCGCTCGATGAGAAGCTTTGCAGTGAATGTAATTTCAAGCTCCAGGGCGAGGAGCGTGAAGGGAAGTCCTTCGGAGCTCATTTTATGCAGTTCGTGCGCTCCAGCGAGGAGATGGCAAACCAGGAAATCTCCCCCGATGTGTATCTCAGGGTCATTGATAATATGCTCTCAGTACTGGGTGCAATTGAGGCCGGTATCAAGGAAGATGCCGGATCCACCGGGCTCTATGAGGTGCCTGCTGAAGTGGGCAGGGTGGTGGAACAGCCCGTGGCGAATGCGGAAAAGGGGGTAATGCTCTACCGGCAGGTCCTGGGTAAATTGAAAAAAAACCTGGAGAACCTCGATGCCGAGTTTATAAAGAAAAGCCTCGTGCAGGCGGAGCGGGCCCATGGATATCTCCTGCTTGCCGAGCAAATGGCAGAATACGGAGCGGCGGAGCTTGAGAAAGCCACACACAAAGCCACCGGAAAATAGGAACAGTATGCTGGTTCCCTGCAGAGCCGGCCTCATTTCGGCATGGGGAGGGATTGGCCGATGTTCCGGCGAACCGATGCTGGAAAAGATGACAGGGTGTTGCAATGAGCCAGCCAGAATCTCAGACAGGGACTCCCTTAATAGCAAATGATTCCGCTCGCCTCTTTCTGATTAGCTTCCTTGTGCTCTTCTTCGAGCTTGTCTGCATCAGATGGATCCCCGCTTATATAAGATACCTGAGTTATTTTTCCAACTTTGTGCTGCTCTCATGTTTCCTGGGAATGGGAGTCGGCCTTCTTGCGGCGAAAAAAAAATGGCAGCTTTTCTCTCTTTTCCCGCACACGCTCCTCAGCTTCATTATACTTGTCTCCTTCATGAAATATGATTTCATGCTTACTTCGAACGATGCCCTTTATTTTCAGCACCATGCAAAGGAATATAAGCAGGTTGAAAGTT
The Candidatus Eremiobacterota bacterium genome window above contains:
- a CDS encoding CopG family transcriptional regulator, giving the protein MASAKIAITLEHECLKEIDLWVSEGLYPNRSKAIQEVLKERIARWRKNRLQSALSQVVPEEERKLSEEGFDAVNKAWEKY
- a CDS encoding transposase; its protein translation is MNNYSTLYVGLDVHKETIVAACISGATGEIVGGEKFSNDLKKLKNYLKQLERKLNGKVLACYEAGCMGYALQREIERWGHTCKILAPAMIPQRPGDRCKTDRRDAEKLANLCFSDQLTFIAIPDEKDEPVRDLLRYRDVLRKEILQSKHYVLKFLLRKGFGIHQVKPIGQDVTGSGSAPFVLITLSIVSSSRNTSCFWSSNSSVRMKLTGGLKKYQEHPGTQKK